A window of Eubacteriaceae bacterium ES3 contains these coding sequences:
- a CDS encoding arsenate reductase ArsC, giving the protein MNKPKVAFICVHNSCRSQMAEALGKKFASDVFESYSGGTETKPQINQDAVRLIKERYGIDMEESQTSKLIDELPLIDIVIKMGCNVVCPYLPAKHTEDWGLDDPSGKSDKEFHLIIDEIEKKIKKLSEDIQNTAIDLS; this is encoded by the coding sequence ATGAATAAACCCAAAGTTGCTTTTATCTGCGTCCATAATTCCTGCCGCAGTCAAATGGCTGAAGCTCTTGGTAAAAAATTTGCCAGTGATGTATTCGAAAGTTATTCCGGAGGAACGGAAACAAAACCTCAGATTAATCAGGATGCTGTTCGCCTGATTAAAGAACGCTACGGAATCGATATGGAAGAAAGCCAAACTTCTAAACTAATCGATGAACTGCCACTGATTGATATTGTCATAAAAATGGGCTGCAATGTAGTCTGTCCATACCTACCTGCTAAACATACCGAAGATTGGGGGCTGGACGACCCAAGTGGAAAGTCCGATAAAGAATTTCACCTGATTATCGATGAAATAGAAAAAAAGATTAAAAAACTGTCTGAAGATATTCAAAACACCGCCATTGACCTTTCTTAA
- a CDS encoding radical SAM protein, with the protein MSTFNLEAYLSQGVREIVQGIIKTTFKNPHASLYMMRFSKDSHKAEKVRKKAELKGDHIPPFLIASITDSCNLHCAGCYARANDSCCDGENTKEKLNVEQWGDIFRQAADMGISFVLLAGGEPFVRKDILTAAAQEKRILFPIFTNGTMIDANYLDFLSDNPNLVPLISVEGNEETTDQRRGAGVYKKIRESMHALKSKGNIFGVSVTVTKDNLDEVFSDAFLYDLKERGCKAVIYVEYVPVDGKTHHQAFDEETRKIFEEKLNLTRVQQNEMLFIAFPGDEKSSGGCLAAGRGFFHINPYGAAEPCPFSPYSDTSLMNTSLKEALKSPLFLRLQNSGNLLADHTGGCVLFEQEDQVKALLERTV; encoded by the coding sequence ATGTCAACTTTTAATTTAGAAGCTTATTTAAGCCAGGGTGTCCGTGAAATCGTTCAGGGGATCATCAAAACGACCTTTAAAAATCCCCATGCCAGTTTATATATGATGAGATTTTCCAAAGATAGCCATAAAGCCGAGAAGGTCAGGAAAAAGGCGGAATTAAAGGGTGATCATATTCCCCCGTTTCTGATTGCTTCTATTACTGATTCCTGTAATCTGCATTGTGCCGGCTGCTATGCCCGGGCCAACGATTCCTGCTGTGATGGTGAAAATACAAAAGAAAAATTAAATGTCGAACAGTGGGGAGATATTTTCAGGCAGGCGGCCGACATGGGTATCAGTTTCGTGCTTCTGGCCGGAGGCGAGCCCTTTGTCCGCAAAGATATCCTGACAGCGGCAGCACAGGAAAAAAGAATCCTCTTTCCGATATTCACCAACGGGACCATGATTGATGCCAACTATCTGGACTTTCTATCGGATAACCCTAACCTGGTACCCCTAATAAGTGTGGAAGGCAATGAAGAAACCACTGATCAGCGGCGGGGAGCGGGTGTTTACAAAAAGATCAGAGAATCCATGCATGCGCTTAAAAGTAAGGGCAATATTTTTGGGGTTTCTGTGACGGTCACCAAAGATAACCTGGATGAAGTTTTTTCTGATGCTTTTCTTTATGATTTAAAAGAGCGAGGCTGCAAGGCGGTTATTTATGTGGAATATGTGCCGGTGGACGGAAAAACCCACCATCAGGCCTTTGATGAAGAAACAAGAAAAATATTTGAAGAAAAGCTCAATTTAACGCGTGTTCAACAAAATGAAATGCTATTTATCGCCTTTCCCGGCGATGAAAAATCTTCAGGCGGATGTCTGGCGGCGGGGCGAGGCTTTTTTCACATTAATCCTTATGGAGCAGCCGAACCCTGTCCCTTTTCCCCTTATTCTGATACTAGCCTGATGAATACTTCTTTGAAAGAAGCATTAAAGTCACCGCTGTTTTTAAGACTTCAGAACAGTGGTAATTTATTGGCTGACCATACTGGTGGATGCGTTTTATTCGAGCAGGAAGACCAGGTCAAAGCATTGTTGGAAAGGACGGTCTAA
- a CDS encoding permease, with the protein MKKILRRYRAFLIAFVIMIFIMLFNRELGLKAIGISGYSIKEMMMIIPPIFVLLGLLDVWVPRETMMKYMGEGSGLKGILLAFFIGSAAAGPLYGAFPIAAVFMKKGVKFSNIMIFIGAWSTTKIPMFLFEMASMGAKFAITRLLIDIPGIIIIATILSAMMKEDEIRKIYEDAEKFDV; encoded by the coding sequence ATGAAAAAAATTTTAAGACGCTATCGCGCTTTTTTAATTGCATTTGTGATTATGATTTTCATCATGCTATTTAATCGGGAACTGGGATTAAAAGCGATTGGAATCAGTGGATATTCGATTAAAGAAATGATGATGATTATTCCCCCCATTTTTGTCCTCCTGGGACTTTTAGATGTCTGGGTACCCCGGGAAACGATGATGAAATATATGGGAGAAGGTTCAGGCTTAAAAGGGATACTGCTGGCATTTTTTATTGGATCTGCAGCTGCTGGTCCACTTTACGGAGCCTTTCCGATTGCCGCGGTATTTATGAAAAAGGGTGTCAAGTTCAGCAATATCATGATCTTTATCGGTGCCTGGTCGACGACCAAAATTCCTATGTTTTTGTTTGAAATGGCTTCAATGGGGGCTAAATTTGCAATCACCCGATTGCTCATCGATATCCCAGGGATTATCATTATTGCAACTATTCTTTCGGCTATGATGAAAGAAGATGAAATCAGGAAGATTTATGAAGATGCGGAAAAATTTGATGTTTAA
- a CDS encoding putative zinc-binding protein, which yields MKHIISPCPGGCNVSKMTNAVANHFEEMAQIIPKISAEIIESAPNDTTFVALNGCPAVCSSNFYKKFGCESFSEITIMKNFDLKNQKKYENLDNLEEEIAFVQNELNKI from the coding sequence ATGAAACACATTATTTCACCTTGCCCAGGCGGTTGTAATGTAAGTAAAATGACAAATGCCGTTGCCAACCATTTTGAAGAAATGGCTCAGATTATCCCCAAAATCTCTGCTGAGATTATTGAATCTGCTCCCAACGACACCACTTTTGTGGCTTTAAATGGCTGTCCTGCGGTCTGCTCTTCCAATTTTTACAAAAAATTTGGATGCGAATCTTTTTCTGAGATTACTATTATGAAAAATTTCGACCTCAAAAATCAAAAGAAATATGAAAACCTTGATAACCTCGAAGAAGAAATCGCCTTTGTTCAAAACGAACTGAATAAAATTTAA
- a CDS encoding permease yields the protein MLNIALYVVAGLLLAISFYKDKKKTKMALKKAWKAFENILPEFLVVILLVGLLLAVINEDVISDIIGEKSGWIGVVLAAVTGSITLIPGFVAFPMTALLLEGGAGYMQIGAFISALMMVGIITLPVEIKYFGKKLAIARNLLAFCFSFIVALVIGLVMSL from the coding sequence ATATTGAATATCGCTTTATATGTAGTTGCCGGATTACTTCTGGCAATTTCCTTTTACAAGGATAAAAAGAAAACGAAAATGGCTCTGAAAAAGGCATGGAAAGCCTTTGAAAACATCCTCCCGGAATTTCTGGTGGTCATTCTGCTGGTCGGATTACTTTTAGCGGTTATTAATGAAGATGTTATTTCCGATATTATTGGTGAAAAATCGGGGTGGATCGGAGTGGTTTTAGCCGCTGTTACCGGTTCGATTACCCTGATTCCAGGCTTTGTAGCATTTCCAATGACCGCCCTCCTGTTAGAGGGGGGGGCCGGCTATATGCAGATTGGTGCCTTCATCTCTGCCTTAATGATGGTGGGCATTATAACCCTGCCGGTGGAGATAAAGTATTTCGGAAAAAAACTGGCGATCGCCCGTAATTTGCTGGCCTTTTGCTTCTCTTTTATCGTGGCGCTGGTGATTGGACTGGTGATGAGTTTATGA
- a CDS encoding metalloregulator ArsR/SmtB family transcription factor, with translation MNANDISVKIFKALGHPVRLEIVKFLIDSPQCVCELNRLFDFSQANLSQHLRILKDAGILESQKVGVEVHYRLRLKGIENLLAAMDLTTAEYFNHIQY, from the coding sequence ATGAACGCAAATGATATATCCGTAAAAATTTTTAAGGCGCTAGGCCATCCTGTTCGATTGGAGATCGTCAAGTTTTTAATTGATTCACCCCAATGCGTCTGCGAACTAAACAGGCTTTTTGACTTCAGTCAGGCCAACCTTTCTCAGCATTTAAGAATCCTAAAAGATGCCGGCATTCTGGAAAGTCAGAAAGTCGGTGTAGAAGTCCATTATCGCCTAAGATTAAAAGGGATCGAAAACTTGCTGGCCGCAATGGATCTGACCACGGCTGAATACTTCAATCATATACAATACTAA
- a CDS encoding putative zinc-binding protein: MSEKKIGVVACSGEECLGGTISRLAVRKIMEEDRPGTTTTLCLPLFIAGDGGEREFAKNYPTIAVDGCSKCCAKRSIEKFSSQVAGSVDIEKIFGIEKALAKPLSTRNVTKAHREMVDEVSIEILKIYDEL, from the coding sequence ATGAGTGAAAAAAAAATCGGTGTTGTTGCCTGCAGCGGTGAAGAATGTCTGGGAGGAACTATTTCGCGATTGGCAGTAAGAAAAATTATGGAAGAAGATCGCCCGGGGACGACCACGACTTTGTGTCTGCCTCTTTTTATTGCTGGTGATGGCGGTGAACGGGAGTTTGCCAAGAACTATCCGACTATAGCAGTTGATGGCTGCTCAAAATGCTGTGCCAAGCGATCTATTGAAAAATTCAGTAGTCAAGTGGCAGGTAGCGTAGACATTGAAAAGATCTTCGGGATTGAAAAGGCTTTGGCGAAACCTTTATCAACTAGAAATGTGACCAAAGCGCACCGGGAAATGGTAGATGAAGTTAGTATTGAAATTTTAAAGATTTATGATGAACTTTAA
- a CDS encoding radical SAM protein, protein MKKTMQETMELKRVYIELTNRCNLDCQMCFRHSWETVEGDMDFEMLKRLKKQIEEIGTVNEIFFGGIGEPTIYPYFKEAVELFKDYRLLITSNGIMPQETAKILCENFGAVFFSADQYHEETQGLKDQLIKTFEYFADYHRRTRSSTPKTGIAYVLTKSNHEELFEILEVMRHYGFHRLNLSHLMPLSQEGEDEIFYTRYENVEGKKFRDKMYTYRDIKVNMPDMELKTERRCDFIDKGYIYIDASGEVISCYRLANTYDEVVFGEKKRVIKHSFGNVKETPLKEIIEGKDYQDFWHTIYNNQYPSCVDCDLRGGCSLVEDTKYDCYFNTPSCSDCLWVRNFIRCP, encoded by the coding sequence ATGAAAAAAACAATGCAAGAAACAATGGAACTGAAACGGGTGTATATCGAACTGACCAACCGTTGCAATCTGGATTGTCAGATGTGCTTCAGGCACAGTTGGGAAACTGTTGAAGGTGATATGGATTTTGAAATGCTTAAAAGGCTGAAAAAACAGATCGAAGAAATTGGAACAGTCAATGAAATTTTCTTTGGCGGAATTGGCGAGCCAACGATCTATCCCTATTTTAAAGAAGCGGTAGAATTATTTAAAGACTATCGTTTGCTGATAACCAGTAACGGAATTATGCCACAGGAAACAGCCAAAATTTTATGTGAAAATTTTGGTGCTGTATTTTTTTCGGCTGATCAGTATCATGAGGAAACTCAGGGACTTAAAGATCAGCTGATAAAGACTTTTGAATATTTTGCTGATTATCATCGAAGAACCCGCTCATCTACCCCTAAAACGGGAATCGCCTATGTGTTGACAAAAAGTAATCATGAAGAGTTGTTTGAGATTCTGGAGGTAATGCGACATTACGGATTTCATCGACTCAATCTTTCTCATTTGATGCCGCTTTCCCAAGAAGGAGAAGATGAGATATTTTATACCCGCTATGAAAATGTCGAGGGTAAAAAGTTCAGAGATAAAATGTATACCTATCGGGATATCAAAGTCAATATGCCTGATATGGAATTAAAAACCGAACGGCGATGTGATTTTATCGATAAAGGTTATATCTACATCGATGCAAGTGGTGAGGTAATTTCCTGCTATCGTTTAGCTAATACCTATGATGAAGTTGTTTTTGGTGAAAAGAAGCGGGTGATTAAACATTCCTTTGGCAATGTGAAAGAGACTCCGCTAAAAGAAATCATTGAAGGCAAAGACTATCAGGATTTTTGGCATACAATTTACAACAATCAGTATCCATCGTGTGTAGACTGCGATCTGCGTGGTGGTTGCAGTTTAGTGGAAGATACAAAATATGACTGCTATTTTAATACGCCATCCTGTTCTGATTGTCTTTGGGTCAGAAATTTTATTCGCTGTCCATAG
- a CDS encoding aminotransferase class V-fold PLP-dependent enzyme, with protein MSVYLDNAATSFPKPLSVSESVYDYMVNNGGTSGRGAYEKAIIADGLVYQTRKQLAQLFNHPDPKTVVFSSSVTESLNLALQGILQDGDHVVTSSLEHNAVWRCLKTLERDRGISITSVPANQSGETSIADVRTALTPQTKMIVFTHASNVLGTIQPIEQIGQLAHENGLLFLVDAAQSAGVLPIDVQAHNIDLLAFTGHKSLLGPMGTGGLVVNCDVNIHPLISGGTGGDSAYEYQPDYYPNHLEAGTMNVSGIIGLGKAIAFIQKTGLDLIANKESTLMNYALEQLKTVPGIEIYGPRDPAKTVGVIAFNLAGEAPEEVAYYLDQKYQIMIRSGLHCAPSAHRLIGTVNRGTCRIGIGYFNESDDINALVTGLKTYLKENKQ; from the coding sequence ATGAGCGTTTACCTTGACAATGCCGCAACTTCCTTTCCCAAACCCTTGAGTGTTTCTGAATCGGTTTATGACTATATGGTCAACAACGGTGGAACTTCCGGGAGAGGGGCTTATGAAAAGGCTATTATTGCCGACGGTTTGGTTTATCAAACCAGAAAACAGCTGGCTCAGCTTTTTAACCACCCCGATCCTAAAACGGTTGTTTTTTCTTCATCTGTTACCGAATCCCTGAACTTGGCCCTGCAGGGAATATTACAAGATGGCGATCATGTTGTTACCAGCTCACTAGAACATAATGCCGTCTGGCGGTGTTTAAAAACCCTGGAAAGGGATCGCGGTATTTCAATCACCTCAGTCCCCGCTAACCAAAGCGGGGAAACCAGTATTGCCGACGTGAGAACCGCCCTAACACCACAGACCAAAATGATTGTCTTTACCCATGCTTCCAATGTATTGGGGACGATTCAGCCGATTGAACAAATTGGTCAACTGGCACACGAAAATGGTCTTCTTTTTCTAGTGGATGCCGCTCAGTCTGCTGGTGTCCTGCCAATTGATGTTCAGGCACACAACATTGATCTTCTGGCCTTTACCGGTCACAAAAGTCTGCTTGGCCCAATGGGAACTGGCGGTCTGGTTGTCAACTGCGATGTCAATATCCACCCATTGATTTCCGGAGGCACCGGCGGTGACTCCGCCTATGAATATCAGCCCGATTACTACCCCAACCACCTTGAAGCCGGCACCATGAATGTTAGCGGAATAATCGGTCTGGGAAAAGCCATTGCGTTCATTCAAAAAACCGGTCTTGATCTTATCGCTAACAAAGAATCTACACTTATGAATTATGCTCTTGAACAATTAAAAACAGTTCCGGGCATCGAAATCTATGGCCCTCGTGATCCAGCGAAAACAGTTGGCGTTATTGCTTTCAACCTTGCTGGAGAAGCACCGGAAGAAGTCGCTTATTATCTGGATCAAAAATATCAGATTATGATTCGGTCTGGTCTTCACTGTGCTCCCAGCGCCCATCGACTGATTGGCACTGTCAACCGGGGAACTTGCCGTATCGGAATTGGCTACTTTAACGAATCCGACGATATTAATGCTTTAGTCACAGGGCTTAAAACGTATTTAAAGGAGAACAAACAATGA
- a CDS encoding (Fe-S)-binding protein, with the protein MILSSINLVYIKPCTTGGGRIKFRAKMSNAVPEVMPYLNSVIKTGLYIPAAQTFTYKIESHIVNIHDQDLTCTQLTNESECYEMIDHIFDLINETWENRENITPNNETRERPNAIQLYKLLPQKRGCRDCSQPSCMAFSSKLILGTAHLNDCPHIKEEAFAPNYLSLESHLQLLGYETE; encoded by the coding sequence ATGATTCTGTCATCCATCAATCTTGTCTATATCAAACCCTGCACAACCGGCGGTGGCCGGATTAAATTTCGGGCCAAAATGAGTAATGCTGTGCCAGAAGTGATGCCTTATTTAAATAGCGTTATAAAAACCGGACTCTATATACCTGCAGCCCAAACTTTTACCTATAAAATTGAAAGTCATATTGTTAATATTCATGATCAGGATTTAACCTGCACTCAGCTGACTAATGAATCTGAATGTTATGAGATGATTGACCATATTTTTGATTTAATTAATGAAACTTGGGAGAACAGGGAAAACATAACCCCTAATAACGAAACCCGAGAACGTCCTAATGCCATCCAGCTTTACAAACTATTGCCACAAAAAAGGGGATGCCGGGACTGCTCACAACCTTCCTGCATGGCTTTTTCTTCAAAACTTATTTTGGGAACTGCGCATCTCAACGACTGCCCGCATATTAAAGAAGAGGCTTTTGCACCAAATTATCTGAGTCTGGAATCGCACCTGCAACTACTGGGTTATGAAACAGAATAG
- a CDS encoding 4Fe-4S dicluster domain-containing protein, with the protein MAKNWYPMINEENCVECGSCVEKCTHGVYDKSSQKPIVIYTDGCVDGCHGCGNLCPAEAIQYFGDTNI; encoded by the coding sequence ATGGCTAAAAACTGGTATCCAATGATTAATGAAGAAAATTGTGTGGAATGTGGATCTTGTGTGGAAAAGTGTACCCATGGCGTTTATGATAAATCCAGTCAGAAACCTATTGTAATTTATACGGATGGCTGCGTTGATGGTTGTCACGGATGTGGAAATCTTTGTCCGGCAGAGGCAATACAGTATTTTGGAGATACAAACATATAA
- the gcvH gene encoding glycine cleavage system protein GcvH — protein sequence MKCILPCNGLDKCAGLVSAQTAIELSKQEGWELVCPVLLNQNKSPYEKVLSQGELVVLDGCNTRCASKLVQSLDLKFKDKLNVSEVAKSLDVKLGKELAVNDSTREVQKALIEKLTQAEDKKETTSFEMGSIDYDSFMEGKFVFKVPKEGFHFNENDCWIYVSGKTARIGVSDYVQQNLSDILYVDSPEIGDEVEQFDDCGSIESGKAVFEIISPVSGTVIAVNEELQDSPELINEAPYEKGWLVELELTDELQDDLEILHDGPSYFEYLKKKVAEDV from the coding sequence ATGAAATGTATACTGCCTTGCAACGGACTTGATAAATGTGCCGGATTGGTTTCTGCCCAGACTGCTATCGAACTGAGTAAACAGGAAGGTTGGGAGCTGGTTTGTCCGGTACTCCTAAATCAGAATAAAAGCCCTTATGAAAAGGTGCTTTCCCAGGGGGAGCTGGTAGTGCTTGATGGGTGTAATACCCGGTGTGCCAGCAAATTGGTGCAAAGCCTGGATTTAAAGTTTAAAGATAAGCTGAATGTCAGCGAGGTGGCCAAGTCTCTTGATGTGAAGCTGGGCAAGGAATTGGCTGTAAATGATTCAACCAGGGAAGTTCAAAAGGCCTTGATTGAAAAACTGACTCAGGCTGAGGATAAAAAGGAAACTACGAGCTTTGAAATGGGCTCTATCGACTATGATTCCTTCATGGAAGGCAAGTTTGTTTTCAAAGTGCCTAAAGAAGGCTTTCATTTTAATGAAAATGACTGCTGGATTTATGTATCGGGAAAGACAGCCAGAATTGGTGTTAGCGATTATGTTCAGCAGAATCTTTCAGATATTCTCTATGTGGATTCGCCAGAAATTGGAGATGAAGTTGAGCAGTTTGATGATTGCGGCAGTATCGAATCGGGCAAGGCGGTTTTTGAGATCATTTCACCGGTATCCGGAACAGTAATCGCGGTAAATGAGGAACTCCAGGATTCACCTGAATTGATCAATGAAGCTCCTTACGAAAAGGGCTGGTTGGTGGAACTTGAATTAACTGATGAACTTCAGGATGATTTGGAGATTCTCCATGATGGACCATCCTATTTTGAATATCTGAAAAAGAAGGTGGCAGAAGATGTCTAA
- a CDS encoding putative zinc-binding protein, producing the protein MSKIKVLPCSGIGKVLGLLARESVLLVTQDKCPEETETLCLAQLVTGDDEVLKRINGETCITMDGCPKKCALKSVEAAGGNVAKSFKVADYMKAHRGEDHGTATALTADGWNYAEELADKMAEMVEQLRGEI; encoded by the coding sequence ATGTCTAAAATTAAAGTATTGCCCTGCTCTGGGATTGGAAAAGTTCTGGGGCTTTTGGCGCGTGAATCGGTGTTGCTGGTCACTCAGGACAAATGCCCAGAAGAAACAGAGACCCTGTGTCTGGCCCAGCTTGTGACTGGTGATGATGAAGTACTCAAGCGGATAAATGGTGAAACTTGTATTACCATGGATGGCTGTCCCAAGAAATGTGCTTTAAAAAGTGTCGAAGCAGCCGGTGGTAATGTGGCCAAAAGTTTTAAGGTAGCTGATTATATGAAGGCACATCGGGGTGAAGATCATGGCACGGCTACGGCTTTGACTGCTGACGGCTGGAATTATGCCGAAGAGCTGGCTGACAAAATGGCTGAGATGGTTGAACAGCTTAGGGGGGAGATCTGA
- a CDS encoding MFS transporter — MENKNRMIAILGLMAFLANGDNYAAAPLIINIASDLNITVSVAAMSVTAYMLAFGAFTLIFGPLSDRFGKVKIINIAAMGTAIFSILGAFSFNLPSLIFFRAMNGAFGAGIFPVTLAFVGQSFEPQHRQKAIGKVMGLMFMGGAMATIIGGTLAYLGSWRLVYLAYGIAELIVALIMFKILERDQPVVDHFHLIKAYKEPLSDFSFMKLVLTIFFVGFSVFGGFTYTGKLIQTATGYNLFIVGAILSLFGVGTVVGGRIAPMLRKKLKGRFLLSAGMIGGISLLGLAFSTNVLLLSLSLFGYGVAFIFLQSTLITTVQEKLSKRRGTAMSLASFNMFVGGAIGTSINAVLIDSGKLSTIYLNSAVILFLVSMVAAIFVSQFEASRHQQTLENNGECQ; from the coding sequence ATGGAAAATAAAAACAGAATGATTGCCATCCTTGGTTTGATGGCTTTCTTAGCCAATGGTGATAACTATGCAGCGGCACCGCTGATTATTAATATCGCTTCAGATTTAAACATTACTGTCAGTGTAGCGGCTATGTCGGTAACGGCCTATATGCTGGCTTTTGGGGCATTTACATTAATCTTTGGCCCGCTTTCGGATCGTTTCGGTAAAGTTAAAATTATCAATATAGCAGCTATGGGGACAGCGATTTTTAGCATCCTGGGTGCTTTTTCTTTTAATCTGCCCTCACTGATTTTTTTTCGCGCTATGAATGGTGCCTTTGGTGCCGGTATTTTCCCGGTTACCCTGGCTTTCGTTGGACAGAGCTTTGAACCCCAGCACCGTCAGAAGGCTATTGGCAAGGTCATGGGGCTGATGTTTATGGGGGGCGCAATGGCGACTATTATTGGTGGAACCCTGGCTTATTTAGGATCCTGGCGGCTGGTTTACCTGGCTTATGGGATTGCCGAGCTCATCGTTGCCCTGATTATGTTTAAAATTCTTGAAAGAGATCAGCCGGTGGTTGATCATTTCCATCTAATTAAAGCTTATAAAGAACCCCTTTCAGATTTTTCCTTTATGAAACTGGTACTGACGATTTTCTTTGTTGGTTTCAGCGTCTTTGGTGGTTTTACCTACACTGGCAAACTGATCCAGACAGCTACGGGATATAATCTCTTTATTGTTGGGGCAATTCTTTCTCTGTTTGGGGTCGGAACAGTGGTCGGCGGTCGAATCGCTCCGATGCTGCGAAAAAAATTAAAGGGAAGATTTTTGTTATCGGCTGGTATGATTGGTGGGATATCCCTTTTGGGCCTGGCTTTTTCGACCAACGTGTTGCTGTTGTCCCTGTCTTTGTTTGGTTATGGAGTGGCCTTTATCTTTCTCCAATCAACCCTTATTACCACGGTTCAGGAGAAATTGTCAAAACGCCGGGGAACAGCTATGTCACTGGCCTCTTTTAATATGTTTGTTGGTGGCGCAATAGGCACAAGCATCAATGCAGTGCTGATTGATTCAGGAAAACTGTCAACAATCTATTTAAATTCTGCCGTCATTTTATTTCTGGTCAGTATGGTGGCAGCAATTTTTGTTTCGCAGTTTGAAGCCAGCCGACACCAGCAGACCCTGGAGAATAACGGGGAATGCCAGTAA
- a CDS encoding ferredoxin family protein, with product MSESTFMGVDREKIDWCPTIDYDKCNDCMDCVEFCPHKVFEVRENETPKLIVKNPKNCVVFCRACSKTCGLDALSFPDKNETTRKIKATRKAEKAAKKEAEE from the coding sequence ATGAGTGAATCAACCTTTATGGGTGTGGACCGGGAGAAAATTGACTGGTGTCCAACCATTGATTATGATAAATGCAACGATTGTATGGATTGTGTAGAGTTTTGCCCACATAAGGTTTTTGAGGTGAGAGAAAATGAAACGCCAAAACTAATTGTCAAAAATCCTAAGAACTGTGTGGTTTTTTGTCGTGCCTGTTCTAAAACGTGTGGATTGGATGCGTTGTCATTCCCTGATAAAAATGAGACAACAAGAAAAATCAAGGCAACTCGTAAAGCGGAAAAGGCAGCTAAGAAAGAGGCGGAAGAATGA
- a CDS encoding DnaJ domain-containing protein encodes MDPYQILGVPHDASDEDVSKAYKKLAKKYHPDLNPGDQLAAKKMSEINAAYDLIKSGKFNPAYQNAGGQKPSSGSQRTWSSSRSAGADPYEDFDPFEWIFGASYRQQKRYSVEAAMNFVNMGNYDAALDVLAHISRRDARWYYCSAAANYGAGYRETAILHAEKAVEMEPGNGEYEHLLRQMQGRGSSFGRRTAGGFSPLGTIVKFFLGLYVLQTLFSFVRLIF; translated from the coding sequence TTGGACCCATATCAGATATTGGGAGTACCTCATGACGCCAGTGATGAGGATGTCTCTAAAGCGTATAAAAAACTGGCAAAAAAATATCATCCTGATTTAAACCCCGGAGATCAGCTGGCAGCTAAAAAGATGAGTGAGATTAATGCCGCATATGATCTGATTAAGAGTGGGAAGTTTAATCCGGCTTATCAGAATGCTGGTGGTCAGAAGCCCTCATCAGGAAGTCAGAGAACCTGGTCAAGCTCTAGAAGTGCTGGAGCGGATCCTTATGAAGACTTTGATCCTTTTGAATGGATTTTTGGTGCGTCATACAGACAGCAGAAACGTTATAGTGTTGAAGCGGCAATGAATTTTGTTAATATGGGAAATTATGATGCGGCACTTGATGTACTTGCTCATATTTCCAGGCGTGATGCCCGGTGGTATTATTGCTCAGCGGCAGCAAACTATGGCGCCGGCTACCGGGAAACGGCTATTTTACATGCTGAGAAAGCTGTGGAAATGGAACCGGGAAATGGCGAATATGAACATTTACTCAGACAGATGCAGGGGAGGGGAAGCTCCTTTGGCAGACGAACTGCAGGAGGCTTTTCGCCGCTAGGCACGATTGTGAAGTTCTTCTTGGGGCTTTACGTCTTACAGACATTGTTTTCATTTGTCAGATTGATCTTTTAA